The sequence below is a genomic window from bacterium 336/3.
CTTACTTTCCAAGACAACTTTCAGGTGGACAGCAACAACGTGTTGCTATTTGTAGAGCTTTGGTCGCTCAACCCTCTTTATTACTTGCAGATGAGCCTACAGGCAATCTCGATTCAAGAAATCGAGAAGAGGTTATGCAAATTTTATGGCAACTTAACCAAGAAGGTGTAACAATTGTCATTGTAACACACTCCTCTCAGGATGCCGATTATGCTCATGGTATTATTCATCTCTTAGACGGACAAATTGTAGGTCAGAAGATTAAGAATCAGATTTTAAGTTAGTTTTTATTACTATTCTTTAACATTTTTTCTAAAATTACAGCATGAGTAGAAAAAAATATAATTGGCACAAAACAGACCATAATAATATTTTATTTGGAATGGATTTAGCGAAGAAAGTAGCAACTTATTTACTACAAGGTAATCAGATTGCCCACACACACAGAGATTATTGTGGTATGGCATTAGCCTACTATCGTGAGCAGTTTGTATATGGTTTTGTTCAGGATGGTTATGATTTCTATATTGAACAAACTTTTCCATCACAAACAGCCTTTGAGAACTGGCTTGCAAGCCAGTCTGATGAAAGTTTGAGTGGTAAGGAATTGGAAGATAGCTGGTTTCAGGATAATCAAAGAATTTATCAAAAACGATTAGAAGAGTCTATATCTACGCCTAATCCTCAAACAACTATGGGCAATTTTTTTATAAAAAAAGGGAGTGATTGGGAAATTTTACCCTAATTACTCAAAATACTCTGTGCCATCTAAACTAACAAAGCCCATTTTATCTCCTTTTTTGACTAAATAATATGGTTTATTACCTACTTGAATAGGATATCTGTTCGCATTATCTATTATAAATTCTGTGTATTTGGGTGTTATGAGTTGCTTTTCAGCATTTCTTAAGCCAAATAAATCTTTTTCCTGAATAATAAATATTTCTGTGTAAAAATCCATTTTGATATTATCATATTGACAAGGAATAATGAATTTTCCTTTTTTATCTAAAACCCCAATCTTATTATTCAAAGAAACTCTTACAAAATTTTCTCCTAATGTGCCAAAGCCTACATATTCATAATCATCAAATTCTTCCTTGTGGATTCTTTTGCCCAAACTATCAAAAAGAACCTGTTTTTTATTTTCTTGTAGACCAAAATATATTTGATGAAAGTTTGATATACGTTTGTATTGGCAAGGGATTATTTCTTCTCCTTTTGCATTGATAACCCCTTGCAAGTCTTGGGTATTTGTAACAGAAAAAGTCATGGGTTTTGAACCATAATTCTCTTTAACTTCTTTATAATCAAGTTTTTTTAATACATTATTTTGCATATCAATGACCAAAAGTTTATCATTTTTGTTCACGATAACCTTTTGATTATCTAATGTCTGGGTGTAAATGGTTTTGTATACAATAGGAATTACTATTTTTCCATCATAATCTATCATTCCAGATAAGCCATTGATGGTAATTTGCCAAAAACCAGCATTACCATTCATAGCAAGAAAAACTGGCTTTTCTGTTAAGGTAAGCGGGTGAGTATATTTTAAGGTTTTAAGGTTGATTAAACCATATTTTTCATTTTTATAAACAATCAGTTGATTCACTTCTGGAGTAATACTATTAAACTTCTCTGGCAAGGCTTGTTTTTGGGTTTTGTTATCAATGAGTGTATATAAGAGTTCATGATTGGATGCACTTTCCATTTTTAAAGTATAACCTTCTATAAAATTACTGTTTTCTTCAACATAAGGCATTTTTTGAAGAACTTGTCCTTTTTTGTTAATGAGAACTCTTTGTCCATTTTTTATCACAATAGCTTTTCCATTTTCAAAACAGCCCATACCTCCTGGGTTATGTTCAAATATAAAAGGAATGACCACTTGGTTTTTATCATTTACAAATCCAAATTTTCCGTTTTTACCTATTCCAAAAAGTCCTTCACTATAACAATATTCTGTAACAGGCGACCAAATATCATATTGGAATGGAATCAGTATTTTTCCATCTCTATTAATAAAACCTGTTTTTTCATTGATAGACGCATAAGCTATTCCATTTTTATCGAAACCTCGCCAATTGAACAAACCGTTCAGTTTAAGAAGTTCTTTTCCCTCTTGATTGAGCATAATAAAAGAACCTTTACCTATTTCATAATTCCCTTCCTGAATATAAAACCGTCCATGTTCTCTATCCCAAATCATAGGTTCTTTATATTTTGCTGGAATGAGCCATTTATTTTGTAGGTCAATCAACCCCCATTTACCTTGAAATTTCACATTGGCAAACGTGATTGTTTTTTTTGTGACAAGATTTGAATCTGATATAAAATGTTCTACCTCATCATATAAGGTTGGAATAATAATTTTTTTGGAAACATCCGAAAACCCCCATTTACCGTTTTTATTGTAAGGGATAAGGCTTTGAGGTTCGTTGATTCTGAGCAATAATTCAAAAAAGAAGAGAAAATGCAGCATAAGCGTTTTTTGTTTGGATTTCAAAATACTATACTACAAAAAAGATGCAACTTTTTATAGTAAGTTGCATCTAAAAAATAAAAGCCAGAATTTCTTCTGGCTCTTTAATTATGCTTTCACAGTTTTCTTAGTGGCTACTTTATCGGCATTATCCTTACCTTCTAAAGCTTCTACTCTTTTCAACACTTCCTGCAATTCGTTTTCTGTTACAAACTTAAAACGAGAAGTTACTTTTTCTACCAATTTGCTCAATTGGTCTTCAAATTCTTTCTTTTTAGATTCTGTATTTTTTGTAAATTCATCTAAAAGTTTCTTTCCTTCATCACCAGAAAGTTTACTTTCTTCTACTAATTTCTCTACTGTGCTTTTTAAAGTTTCAGCAGTGATAGAGATAAAACCGATACCAGTGTAAATGAATTTTTTAAATAAATCTTGCATATTTGTAGGGATTTGGAGATTGTTGTGTTTTTCTTGCTACAAAGATAATATGCATGCTGAGTATATTGTTATTTTTTTGTCGAAAAAATTTACTTTTTTACTAAAAAAAATGCTTTTTTTGCATTTTATAAACTTAAATTTTGTACTTTTTAAAGAAATATAGAATTACATCATGGATTTTGAAAAAGGAGAAGTATTGTTAATAGATAAACCTTTGGGCTGGACATCTTTTCAGGCTCTCAAAAAATTACGTTATCAGCTAAAAATCAAAAAAATAGGACATGCAGGCACATTAGACCCCCTTGCAACTGGTTTACTGATACTTTGCACAGGCAAAAAAACCAAAGAAATAGATTCTTATCAAGCTCAAGAAAAAGAATACACTGGAACATTTGTGTTGGGTAAAACTACCCCCTCCATAGATTTAGAAACAGATTTTGATGCTGAATATGACATCACACATCTCCATGCTGAAAATATTTCATCAATTATTCCTCAGTTTGTAGGCGAAATAGACCAAACACCTCCTATTTTTTCAGCCATCAAGCAAGATGGTAAACGCCTTTATGAATTGGCACGTAAAGGACAAGATACTGAAATTAAATCAAGAAAAATTCTCATTTCAGAACTTGAATTTACTGATATTTCTCGTTTTCCTGAAGTAGACTTTAGAGTAGTTTGTTCAAAAGGTACTTATATTCGTAGTCTTGCTCGTGATATAGGTGTAGCTTTGGGGGCTGGGGCTTATTTAAAAGCTTTGTGTAGAACACGCATTGGAGAATTTAAGCTCGAAGATGCTTGGCAAATTCAAGACCTTATAGATCAAGTAAAAAGTGTATAATTTTACTACTGTTTATTTTTTTTTAGATTTGTAGTCACTAAACATTGAATGCCTAAACTATTTATAACTCATTACTTCATAATTTATAATTCTTTTTATGTCTATTTATCAAAATATCATTGAAAAAAATACCAGTGTTGCAGTAATTGGTTTAGGTTATGTAGGTTTACCCATTGCTTTGGCTTTTGCCAGAAAAATAAAAGTGATTGGTTTTGACATCAATGAGGCTCGTGTAAAAATGATGCAAAATAACCAAGATCCCAGTAACGAACTAGATTCTTCAGAATTTGAAGGTTGTGATATTACTTTTACAAATCAACTCTCCGATTTACAAAAAGCTACTTTTTTTATTGTAGCAGTTCCTACGCCTATTGATGAACATACCCAACCCAATTTACATCCTTTGCTTTCTGCCTCTACAACAGTTGGTAAAGCCTTGAAAAAAGGTGATTATGTGGTTTTTGAGTCCACAGTGTATCCTGGTTGTACTGAAGAAGACTGTATTCCTATTCTTGAAAAAGAGTCAGGTTTAAAATTTGGTGTGGATTTTAAAGTAGGTTATTCTCCTGAACGCATCAACCCTGGGGATAAAGAACACACTTTGGCAAGTATTACCAAAGTAGTTTCGGGTTCGGATGCAGAAAGTTTAGAAAATATTGCCAAAATGTATGAATTAGTGGTGAAAGCAGGTGTACACAAAGCCTCTTCTATCAAAGTTGCTGAAGCTGCTAAAATCATTGAAAATACGCAAAGGGATTTAAACATTGCCCTGATGAACGAACTTTCTCTTATTTTTGATAAAATGAATATCAATACCTATGAAGTTTTGGAGGCTGCAGGAACAAAATGGAATTTTTTGAAATTTGTACCAGGGCTTGTAGGTGGGCATTGTATTGGTGTTGATCCTTATTATCTTACTTACAAAGCCAAAGAATTAGGCTACAATCCTGCTGTGATATTGAGTGGTAGAGCCATCAATGATAGCATGGGGGCTTATATTGCAAAGAAAACTGTTCAGAAAATTATTAAACAGGGTAAAAGCCCCTCCGAAACTCGTGTACTTGTGATGGGTGTGACTTTCAAGGAAAATGTGAGTGACATTAGAAACTCAAAAGTAGCTGATGTGATAAGAGAATTGCAATCATTCAGTTTACAAGTAGATGCCATTGACCCTCATGCAGATGCTCTTGAGTTTGAAGAAGAATATGGGCTTTCTCTGGCTAAAAACCCACAAGGGACTTATGATGCTATTGTTTTAGCCGTCAATCATAAAGAATATTTACAACTGTCAGATATGGCTTTTAGCACTTTAGCAAAAGAAAAAGCTCTTTTTGTAGATGTAAAAGGCATTTTCAGGAATAAAATACAAAACATGGAGTATTGGAGTTTGTAGAAGTTTTCTTTAAATAAAAAGACTCATAAAAATTATGAGTCTTTTTATTTAGTAATGTAGGCATTGAATTATTTTATCATCCCAATTGTGAGGCTATCCAAG
It includes:
- a CDS encoding pseudouridine synthase, with amino-acid sequence MDFEKGEVLLIDKPLGWTSFQALKKLRYQLKIKKIGHAGTLDPLATGLLILCTGKKTKEIDSYQAQEKEYTGTFVLGKTTPSIDLETDFDAEYDITHLHAENISSIIPQFVGEIDQTPPIFSAIKQDGKRLYELARKGQDTEIKSRKILISELEFTDISRFPEVDFRVVCSKGTYIRSLARDIGVALGAGAYLKALCRTRIGEFKLEDAWQIQDLIDQVKSV
- a CDS encoding UDP-N-acetyl-D-galactosamine dehydrogenase, whose translation is MYQNIIEKNTSVAVIGLGYVGLPIALAFARKIKVIGFDINEARVKMMQNNQDPSNELDSSEFEGCDITFTNQLSDLQKATFFIVAVPTPIDEHTQPNLHPLLSASTTVGKALKKGDYVVFESTVYPGCTEEDCIPILEKESGLKFGVDFKVGYSPERINPGDKEHTLASITKVVSGSDAESLENIAKMYELVVKAGVHKASSIKVAEAAKIIENTQRDLNIALMNELSLIFDKMNINTYEVLEAAGTKWNFLKFVPGLVGGHCIGVDPYYLTYKAKELGYNPAVILSGRAINDSMGAYIAKKTVQKIIKQGKSPSETRVLVMGVTFKENVSDIRNSKVADVIRELQSFSLQVDAIDPHADALEFEEEYGLSLAKNPQGTYDAIVLAVNHKEYLQLSDMAFSTLAKEKALFVDVKGIFRNKIQNMEYWSL